A section of the Elizabethkingia anophelis R26 genome encodes:
- a CDS encoding DNA-3-methyladenine glycosylase I — MEKTRCAWCGTDELYQKYHDEEWGRLVTDDATMFEFLILESFQAGLSWITILRKRESFRKAFDNFDYKKIAKYDEKKIDELLQDTGIVRNRLKVLAAITNAKLFMELQKEFGSFYNYISTYTNGERIINTWKHHTEAPATTPLSDAISKDLKKRGFKFLGSTVIYSHLQATGVVDDHIESCFVRNN; from the coding sequence ATGGAAAAAACAAGGTGTGCATGGTGCGGAACTGATGAGTTGTACCAGAAATATCATGATGAAGAATGGGGAAGACTGGTAACAGATGATGCTACGATGTTCGAATTTCTGATACTTGAGAGTTTTCAGGCAGGATTGAGCTGGATTACCATTCTCCGTAAGAGAGAAAGCTTCAGAAAAGCATTTGACAATTTCGATTATAAGAAGATTGCCAAGTATGATGAGAAAAAAATTGATGAATTGCTTCAGGATACAGGAATTGTAAGAAACAGACTCAAAGTATTAGCAGCTATAACTAATGCAAAGCTATTTATGGAACTTCAGAAAGAATTCGGAAGTTTTTATAACTATATCTCCACTTATACTAATGGTGAAAGGATAATAAACACCTGGAAACATCATACAGAAGCACCTGCTACAACACCTTTATCGGATGCTATAAGTAAAGATTTGAAAAAAAGAGGATTCAAATTTTTGGGATCAACAGTAATTTATTCTCATTTGCAGGCAACCGGGGTTGTAGATGATCATATAGAAAGCTGCTTTGTAAGGAATAATTAA
- the gpmI gene encoding 2,3-bisphosphoglycerate-independent phosphoglycerate mutase, producing MSKKAILAILDGWGLGLDPKVSAIAQANTPFIDSCLQKYPHSKLEASGLAVGLPAGQMGNSEVGHMNLGAGRVIFQNLVKLNMAVENKTLGNEPEILAAFKYAKDNHKKIHFIGLVSDGGVHSHVNHLKGLLEAADDYGLENVFVHAFTDGRDCDPHSGKGFIQDLIEFMDAKTGKLATIVGRYYAMDRDKRWERVRVAYDAMVNGIGLATNNPVGAIQKSYEDDITDEFLKPVICTQDGMPVAKIEANDVVFCFNFRTDRGREITMALSQEDFPDYEMHKLPLYYVTLTNYDKTFHNVKVVYDENIITHTMGQILEENNRTQIRIAETEKYPHVTFFFSGGREEEFKGERRILCPSPKDVPTYDFKPEMSAYDITNAIVPELEKESADFICLNFANTDMVGHTGVFQAAVQAAETVDKCIEKVATTAYNHGYAVFILADHGNSDVMVNPDGSPNTQHSTNLVPFIVMDKDHTWNVKDGKLGDVAPTILKVMGVNVPEEMTGDILVS from the coding sequence ATGTCTAAAAAAGCAATATTAGCCATCCTGGATGGCTGGGGATTAGGTTTAGATCCCAAAGTTTCTGCCATTGCGCAGGCCAACACTCCGTTTATTGATTCATGTCTGCAAAAATATCCTCACAGCAAATTAGAGGCTAGTGGTTTAGCTGTAGGTCTACCAGCCGGACAAATGGGAAATTCTGAAGTAGGGCATATGAATCTTGGTGCCGGGCGTGTGATTTTTCAGAACCTTGTAAAGTTAAACATGGCAGTGGAAAATAAAACACTGGGTAATGAACCTGAAATTCTTGCTGCCTTTAAATACGCAAAAGACAACCATAAAAAGATTCACTTTATAGGATTAGTTTCCGACGGAGGTGTACATTCGCATGTTAATCATCTAAAAGGACTTTTAGAAGCAGCCGATGATTACGGATTAGAAAACGTTTTTGTACATGCTTTTACAGATGGACGCGATTGTGATCCACATTCCGGAAAAGGATTTATTCAGGATCTTATAGAGTTCATGGATGCCAAAACCGGAAAATTAGCAACTATTGTTGGCCGTTATTATGCGATGGACCGTGATAAACGTTGGGAGCGTGTTCGTGTTGCTTACGATGCTATGGTAAATGGTATTGGATTAGCAACCAATAATCCGGTAGGGGCTATTCAGAAATCTTATGAAGATGATATAACGGATGAATTCCTAAAACCTGTTATCTGTACTCAGGACGGAATGCCGGTTGCTAAAATAGAAGCTAATGATGTTGTTTTCTGCTTCAATTTCAGAACCGACAGAGGACGTGAAATTACAATGGCGCTTTCTCAGGAAGATTTCCCTGATTATGAGATGCACAAGCTTCCTTTATATTATGTTACTTTAACCAACTATGATAAAACTTTCCATAATGTAAAAGTGGTGTATGATGAAAATATCATTACACACACGATGGGACAAATTCTGGAAGAAAATAACAGAACGCAAATTCGTATTGCTGAAACTGAAAAATATCCACACGTTACATTCTTCTTTTCAGGTGGGCGTGAAGAAGAGTTTAAAGGTGAGAGAAGAATTTTATGTCCGAGCCCTAAGGATGTTCCTACTTATGATTTTAAGCCGGAAATGTCGGCTTATGACATTACCAATGCTATTGTTCCGGAACTGGAAAAAGAAAGCGCTGATTTTATCTGCCTGAATTTTGCTAATACCGATATGGTAGGACATACAGGTGTTTTTCAGGCTGCAGTACAAGCCGCTGAAACGGTAGATAAGTGTATTGAAAAAGTAGCTACTACAGCTTATAATCACGGATATGCAGTATTTATTCTGGCAGATCATGGTAACTCTGATGTAATGGTAAATCCTGACGGATCTCCTAATACCCAGCATTCAACCAATCTTGTTCCTTTTATTGTAATGGATAAAGATCATACATGGAATGTGAAAGATGGTAAATTGGGAGATGTAGCACCTACAATTCTTAAAGTGATGGGAGTAAATGTTCCGGAAGAAATGACGGGAGATATTCTTGTTTCTTAA
- the map gene encoding type I methionyl aminopeptidase: MIQLKTIDEIKLMRESAQLVSKTLGMLAKEIKPGVTTKHLDKLAFEYIKDHGAEPAFLGYGGFPNSLCMSPNEQVVHGFPTDEPLRDGDIISVDCGTYMNGFVGDHAYTFEVGEVAPETKKLLQVTKESLYKGIAQCIRGKRIGDISYAVQEHAEKHGYGVVRELVGHGVGRQMHEEPQVPNYGRKGSGKVIKDGLVIAIEPMINMGTEKVKFHSDGWTVTTQDNKPSAHFEHDVAVVNGKPVLLSTFQYIYDALGIKSDEEKAFQMDF; encoded by the coding sequence ATGATTCAGTTAAAAACAATAGACGAAATCAAATTGATGCGTGAAAGCGCTCAGCTGGTTTCAAAAACTTTAGGAATGTTAGCCAAGGAAATTAAACCTGGTGTAACAACTAAGCACTTAGATAAACTTGCGTTCGAATATATTAAAGACCACGGCGCAGAACCTGCATTTCTTGGATACGGAGGTTTTCCGAACTCTTTGTGTATGTCTCCGAATGAGCAGGTTGTTCATGGTTTTCCTACAGATGAACCATTGAGAGATGGCGATATCATTTCTGTAGACTGTGGTACTTACATGAATGGATTTGTTGGAGATCATGCCTATACTTTTGAAGTTGGAGAAGTAGCTCCTGAGACAAAAAAGCTTTTACAGGTAACCAAAGAAAGTCTTTATAAAGGTATTGCACAATGTATTCGTGGAAAGAGAATTGGGGATATCTCTTATGCAGTACAGGAACATGCGGAAAAACATGGTTACGGAGTAGTACGTGAATTAGTAGGACATGGTGTTGGAAGACAAATGCACGAAGAACCACAAGTGCCTAACTATGGAAGAAAAGGTTCCGGAAAAGTAATTAAAGACGGATTGGTTATTGCTATCGAGCCTATGATTAATATGGGAACGGAAAAAGTGAAATTTCACTCTGACGGCTGGACTGTAACAACTCAGGATAATAAACCTTCTGCACACTTCGAGCATGATGTAGCTGTGGTAAATGGAAAGCCAGTTCTATTATCCACATTCCAGTATATTTATGATGCATTAGGTATTAAATCCGATGAGGAAAAAGCTTTCCAGATGGATTTCTAA
- a CDS encoding CBS domain-containing protein — translation MKQRVPVSQIMSKELITLNPKQSLYEAEKLFKKNNIRHIPVVENLKLLGMLSYSDLLKISYADVDDSDEAEDTSVSTVVYDMFSIPQIMTKAPLTVNTETTIKEVVEILAQQSFHSIPVVDHDEIKGIVTTTDILNYLLEQY, via the coding sequence ATGAAACAAAGAGTTCCCGTATCCCAAATTATGTCCAAAGAGCTTATTACTCTTAATCCGAAACAATCGTTATATGAAGCTGAAAAGCTATTCAAAAAAAATAATATCAGACATATTCCCGTGGTCGAAAACCTAAAATTATTAGGCATGCTTAGTTATTCTGATTTATTAAAGATAAGTTATGCAGATGTTGATGATTCGGATGAAGCAGAAGATACTTCCGTTTCCACAGTTGTGTACGATATGTTTAGTATTCCTCAGATTATGACCAAAGCTCCTTTGACGGTAAACACAGAGACTACAATTAAAGAGGTGGTTGAAATTTTAGCACAACAAAGCTTCCATTCAATTCCCGTAGTGGATCATGATGAAATAAAAGGAATTGTAACCACCACTGATATATTAAATTACTTATTAGAGCAGTACTAA
- a CDS encoding GNAT family N-acetyltransferase, producing the protein MDKEVIITTIQAADDSALASMIRGVFDEYKAPTEGTVYVDPTTDHLSKVFDVKGSVLFVAKCEDKVVGSCGLYPTEGLPEGHVELVKFYISKEARGTGVGRLFMEKCYEQAEKFGYTHIYLESLPAFGKAISIYEKQGFEQLSAPLGNSGHIGCDIWMLKKII; encoded by the coding sequence ATGGATAAAGAAGTAATAATTACGACAATACAAGCTGCGGATGATAGTGCTTTGGCATCTATGATCCGCGGTGTTTTTGATGAATATAAAGCACCTACAGAAGGTACTGTTTATGTTGATCCTACAACAGACCATTTGTCTAAAGTATTTGATGTTAAAGGGTCGGTACTTTTTGTTGCCAAATGTGAAGATAAAGTAGTAGGAAGTTGTGGGCTTTATCCTACGGAAGGGTTGCCAGAAGGTCATGTAGAATTGGTGAAATTTTATATTTCCAAAGAAGCAAGAGGGACTGGTGTGGGAAGATTGTTTATGGAAAAATGCTATGAACAGGCTGAAAAGTTTGGGTATACTCATATTTATCTTGAAAGCCTGCCGGCTTTTGGTAAGGCAATTAGTATTTATGAAAAGCAGGGATTCGAACAGTTATCTGCTCCTTTAGGGAATTCAGGACACATAGGATGTGATATCTGGATGCTGAAGAAGATTATATAA
- a CDS encoding nucleoside phosphorylase, protein MMNKLAASELVLNDDGSVYHLNLLPEDIAEKIILVGDPDRVPKVSQYFDKVEIKKNKREFYTHTGTLRGERITVMSTGIGTENIDIVMNELDALVNIDLKEKEFKKEHSSLELFRLGTCGSVNPDVEVDNMLVTENVVGLDGLLHFYQDYQFENEFSKNFLEKFPYQNIKPLLYFSDWAKESAHYYQDAKYIGNTATFPGFYAPQGRQLRLKALDDQFLETLNDLGVTNFEMETSAIYGLSKLLGHKAITVNCVIANRRRGEFSADHHASEKMTIQWVLDRIIK, encoded by the coding sequence ATGATGAATAAACTAGCAGCATCCGAGTTGGTGCTGAATGATGACGGAAGCGTATACCATTTGAATCTTCTTCCTGAAGATATCGCTGAAAAAATTATACTGGTTGGAGATCCGGACAGGGTTCCTAAAGTATCTCAATATTTTGACAAAGTTGAAATCAAAAAAAATAAGCGCGAGTTTTATACCCACACCGGAACACTTAGAGGTGAAAGAATTACAGTAATGTCTACAGGTATTGGTACCGAAAATATAGATATTGTAATGAACGAACTGGATGCTCTTGTGAATATAGACCTAAAGGAGAAGGAATTTAAAAAAGAACATAGCTCTTTAGAATTATTCCGTCTGGGGACTTGTGGCAGTGTAAATCCGGACGTAGAAGTAGACAACATGTTGGTAACAGAAAATGTTGTAGGATTAGATGGTCTTCTTCATTTTTATCAGGATTATCAGTTTGAAAATGAATTTTCTAAAAACTTTTTAGAGAAATTCCCTTATCAAAATATCAAGCCTCTACTTTATTTCTCTGACTGGGCTAAAGAAAGTGCGCACTACTATCAGGATGCTAAATATATCGGAAATACAGCTACTTTCCCGGGATTCTATGCTCCTCAGGGGAGACAGTTAAGACTGAAGGCTCTGGACGACCAGTTCCTGGAGACTCTTAATGATCTTGGTGTAACCAATTTCGAAATGGAAACATCAGCTATTTACGGATTATCCAAATTATTAGGTCATAAGGCTATTACTGTTAACTGCGTTATTGCTAACAGACGTCGTGGAGAATTCTCTGCGGACCACCATGCATCTGAAAAGATGACAATTCAGTGGGTATTAGACAGAATTATTAAGTAA
- a CDS encoding class I SAM-dependent methyltransferase, with the protein MKKVAKFLLNKLPRPMLIRLSIVARPLIISFFKGDKFTDPIDGRSYRKFLPYGYDKQRENALSPGTLSLERHRQMWLYLERETDFFTKNYKVLHIAPEQEFLRKFKKQKNLEYTSADLFSPIVDVKADVLDLPFEDESYDIVICNHVLEHIVEDSKAMSELYRVMRKGGWGILQVPMKTGLEYTYEDFSITDPKERQKHFGQYDHVRWYGMDYFDRLKKVGFDVDINLYSQKFSAEDQKRYGLLVNEILPVVFKH; encoded by the coding sequence ATGAAGAAAGTAGCAAAATTTCTTTTAAATAAATTACCGCGCCCTATGCTTATTCGATTAAGCATTGTGGCGCGTCCTTTAATTATATCCTTTTTTAAAGGGGATAAATTTACTGATCCTATAGATGGTAGATCTTATCGTAAATTTCTTCCGTATGGTTACGACAAACAACGTGAAAATGCGCTTTCTCCCGGAACTCTTTCACTGGAAAGACACCGCCAGATGTGGCTTTATCTGGAACGTGAAACGGATTTTTTTACCAAAAATTACAAAGTACTTCATATAGCTCCTGAGCAGGAGTTTTTAAGAAAATTCAAAAAACAAAAAAATCTGGAATACACTTCTGCAGATCTTTTTTCTCCAATTGTAGATGTTAAAGCAGATGTACTGGATCTTCCTTTTGAAGATGAATCTTACGATATTGTTATTTGTAATCACGTTTTGGAACATATTGTAGAAGATTCCAAAGCCATGTCTGAACTATACCGCGTAATGCGGAAAGGAGGCTGGGGTATTCTACAGGTTCCTATGAAAACAGGATTGGAGTATACTTATGAAGATTTTAGCATAACAGATCCTAAAGAACGCCAGAAACATTTTGGTCAGTACGATCATGTTCGTTGGTATGGAATGGATTATTTTGATCGTCTTAAAAAAGTTGGGTTTGATGTAGATATCAATTTATATTCTCAAAAGTTTTCAGCAGAAGACCAGAAACGCTATGGTTTATTGGTTAATGAGATTCTTCCTGTTGTTTTTAAACATTAG
- the era gene encoding GTPase Era has protein sequence MHKAGFVNIVGKPNAGKSTLLNQLMGEKLAIVTQKAQTTRHRIFGIYNEDDVQIVFSDTPGVLDPKYGLQEKMMEFVKESLQDADVFLFIVDITDKAQPSEFLIEKLNKIPVPVLILINKVDKADQKVLEETVALWHERIPKAEILPISALNAYNTEYILPKLKSLLPESPAYYDKDQFTDKSERFFVNETIREKILLNYEKEIPYSVEVVTELFKDKGEMIFIDSIIYVERETQKGILIGHKGESIKKVGTEARMDLEKFFGKKLHLNLFVKVKKDWRKNDRDLKNFGYR, from the coding sequence ATGCACAAAGCAGGTTTTGTTAATATAGTGGGGAAACCCAATGCAGGAAAGTCTACACTTCTTAACCAATTAATGGGAGAGAAGTTGGCTATTGTTACCCAGAAAGCACAGACAACAAGACATCGTATTTTCGGTATTTATAACGAGGACGATGTACAGATTGTTTTTTCCGATACTCCGGGAGTATTAGATCCTAAGTACGGACTTCAGGAAAAAATGATGGAGTTTGTGAAGGAAAGTTTACAGGATGCCGATGTTTTCCTTTTTATCGTAGATATCACAGATAAGGCACAGCCTTCAGAGTTTCTTATTGAAAAGCTGAATAAAATCCCGGTTCCGGTACTTATCCTTATCAATAAAGTAGATAAGGCAGATCAGAAAGTTCTTGAAGAAACTGTTGCGCTATGGCACGAAAGAATCCCAAAAGCGGAGATTCTTCCTATATCTGCACTAAATGCATATAATACGGAATATATTCTTCCTAAATTAAAATCTTTATTACCAGAAAGCCCGGCTTATTACGATAAAGATCAGTTTACCGATAAATCTGAAAGGTTCTTTGTAAACGAGACTATCCGTGAGAAAATTCTTCTCAATTACGAAAAGGAAATTCCGTATTCTGTAGAAGTTGTTACAGAACTGTTCAAGGACAAAGGAGAAATGATCTTTATAGACAGCATTATCTATGTGGAAAGAGAAACCCAGAAAGGTATTCTTATCGGACACAAAGGAGAATCTATAAAGAAAGTAGGAACAGAAGCAAGAATGGATTTGGAGAAATTCTTTGGCAAGAAACTTCATCTTAACCTTTTCGTAAAAGTTAAAAAAGACTGGCGTAAAAACGACAGAGATCTGAAAAATTTTGGATATCGTTAG
- a CDS encoding translation initiation factor, giving the protein MDLRDQLKNLFPEHEEQDFEMPEEKFEQKGALVCKFEKKGRNGKPVTLIEGFEGGDAELKEISKKIKTSLGIGGSEKDGVIIIQGDNRDKIMKLLQEMGYKTKRVGG; this is encoded by the coding sequence ATGGATTTAAGAGATCAGTTAAAAAATCTTTTTCCTGAACATGAGGAGCAGGATTTCGAAATGCCTGAAGAAAAGTTTGAACAAAAGGGTGCCCTTGTCTGTAAATTTGAGAAAAAAGGACGCAATGGTAAGCCTGTGACTTTAATTGAAGGCTTTGAGGGTGGTGATGCAGAACTGAAAGAAATTTCTAAAAAAATTAAAACCTCTCTTGGGATTGGTGGCTCCGAAAAAGATGGCGTCATTATTATCCAGGGAGACAACAGAGATAAGATTATGAAGCTTCTGCAGGAAATGGGCTACAAAACCAAACGCGTAGGAGGATAG
- a CDS encoding threonine aldolase family protein has protein sequence MNRFSFKNDYAEGCHANILKALVETNREQQIGYGGDQYSAIARDMIKERFNSPEADVYFVSGGTQANLLTISSILRPHQSVISAESGHIFTNEAGAIEATGHKVHAARSENGKLSPEACREVLDTVTNQPHVVKPKMLYISNTTELGTHYTREELEALSGFCKEHNLYLFIDGARLGHALTVEGTHVTPEDIARLADVFYLGGTKNGALIGEAIVIVNPELKEDFGFHVKQKGALLAKGRLIGIQFMELMKDNLYFDLARSANQKAMKIKAAFETYHCSFLTDSYSNQLFPIIPNSWIEKLAEEFDFYVWKKIDEEKSAIRLITSWATPEAEVDSFIASLKRLV, from the coding sequence ATGAACAGATTTAGTTTTAAAAACGATTATGCAGAAGGTTGTCATGCAAATATTCTGAAAGCATTGGTTGAGACGAATAGAGAACAACAAATTGGTTATGGTGGAGATCAGTATTCTGCCATAGCAAGAGATATGATTAAAGAAAGGTTTAATAGTCCGGAAGCAGATGTTTACTTTGTTTCCGGAGGTACACAAGCAAACCTTCTTACGATTTCTTCAATACTAAGGCCCCATCAGTCTGTTATCTCTGCAGAGTCCGGACATATATTTACCAACGAAGCAGGTGCTATAGAGGCTACAGGACATAAGGTTCATGCAGCACGATCTGAAAATGGAAAACTTTCTCCGGAAGCTTGTAGAGAAGTTTTGGATACGGTAACCAATCAGCCACATGTTGTAAAGCCTAAGATGTTGTATATTTCGAATACAACAGAATTAGGAACACATTATACTCGTGAAGAGCTGGAAGCTCTGTCTGGATTTTGTAAAGAGCATAATCTGTATCTATTTATAGACGGAGCTCGTCTTGGTCATGCACTGACTGTAGAAGGTACTCATGTAACTCCGGAAGATATAGCACGTCTGGCGGATGTGTTTTATCTGGGTGGAACCAAAAACGGAGCATTGATAGGAGAGGCTATTGTTATTGTAAATCCGGAATTAAAGGAAGATTTTGGGTTTCATGTAAAGCAGAAAGGAGCTTTATTGGCTAAAGGAAGACTTATTGGTATTCAGTTTATGGAGCTGATGAAGGATAATCTTTATTTTGACCTTGCAAGGTCCGCCAATCAGAAAGCAATGAAAATAAAAGCTGCATTTGAAACTTATCATTGTAGCTTTCTTACAGATTCATACAGCAATCAGTTATTTCCGATTATTCCAAATTCCTGGATTGAAAAACTTGCTGAAGAGTTTGATTTTTATGTCTGGAAAAAAATAGACGAAGAAAAATCAGCAATAAGACTTATAACTTCATGGGCAACACCGGAAGCAGAAGTCGACAGCTTTATAGCATCATTAAAGCGTTTAGTATAA
- a CDS encoding BT0820 family HAD-type phosphatase produces the protein MINRKLAIDFDGTIVDDAYPGVGPAKIFAFETLLKLQSEGYRLILWTYRSGQALQDAVDFCKKNGLEFYAVNSSFEGEVFDSETHSRKIDADMFIDDRNLGGFPGWGEVYNIIKEKIEFRVSGGEVLAYSKLKKEKKKGLFW, from the coding sequence ATGATAAATAGAAAACTAGCGATAGACTTCGACGGAACAATTGTAGACGATGCATATCCGGGAGTAGGACCAGCTAAAATTTTTGCATTCGAAACATTGCTGAAATTACAATCAGAAGGTTATCGTTTGATTTTATGGACATACAGAAGCGGACAGGCTCTGCAGGATGCTGTTGATTTCTGTAAGAAAAACGGACTGGAATTTTACGCTGTAAACTCTAGTTTTGAAGGTGAAGTTTTTGATTCTGAGACTCACAGTCGCAAAATTGATGCTGATATGTTTATTGATGACAGAAACCTTGGTGGATTTCCTGGATGGGGTGAAGTCTATAACATCATTAAAGAAAAAATAGAATTCCGCGTATCAGGCGGAGAAGTTTTAGCTTACTCAAAGTTGAAGAAAGAAAAGAAAAAAGGTCTTTTCTGGTAA